A genomic region of Streptomyces sp. R33 contains the following coding sequences:
- a CDS encoding macro domain-containing protein, whose amino-acid sequence MTENRVEPVLRVVLTDVNERVVEAWRAAFADTPGIEIRRGSILDEDVDAWVTPTNSRGRMDGGVDAVIKRHLGAGIQLRVQRAIRDRFAGTLPVGSAVCVPSGATVPRYLISTPTMVQSSQNVKDTLNVALACAAAFQAVHRQNRQVPGSIRSVALVGMGAQTGRVPARVCANLMWTGYTLFHDHWFEDDDQLRTTITAQLDGIEAAPVTERVRIVPPKGHSFRR is encoded by the coding sequence ATGACCGAGAACCGTGTGGAGCCCGTGCTCAGGGTGGTGCTGACCGATGTCAACGAGCGTGTGGTGGAGGCGTGGCGGGCGGCGTTCGCGGACACCCCCGGGATCGAGATCCGCAGGGGTTCGATCCTCGACGAGGACGTCGACGCGTGGGTCACCCCGACCAACTCCCGGGGCCGGATGGACGGCGGGGTCGACGCCGTCATCAAGCGGCACCTCGGAGCCGGCATCCAGCTGCGCGTGCAGCGGGCGATCCGCGACCGGTTCGCCGGGACCCTCCCGGTGGGCAGCGCCGTGTGCGTCCCGTCCGGTGCGACCGTTCCGCGGTACCTGATATCGACGCCCACGATGGTGCAGTCCTCGCAGAACGTGAAGGACACGCTGAACGTGGCCCTGGCGTGCGCCGCAGCGTTCCAGGCCGTCCACCGGCAGAACCGTCAGGTGCCGGGCAGCATCCGCTCGGTGGCGCTGGTCGGGATGGGCGCGCAGACCGGCCGGGTGCCGGCCCGGGTGTGCGCCAATCTGATGTGGACCGGCTACACGCTCTTCCACGACCACTGGTTCGAGGACGACGACCAGCTGCGCACCACGATCACCGCGCAGCTCGACGGCATCGAGGCCGCACCGGTCACGGAGCGGGTGCGCATCGTGCCGCCGAAAGGGCATTCCTTTCGCCGCTGA
- a CDS encoding DUF6082 family protein, with protein sequence MADAARLRRARRALTWSAVLIVFISGVAATPFLLNLLAPKALDWNRLSDVSQSYGAVSLVISAAALLGVVTSIAFQAKQARLDGEQTFRAAHRELTMLTLSDPALLRCWEPPRIPTTEARWKQLMVTNLIVSMWASDHHLGRLNDNALRVVLRAHFRGEVARAHWENSGPMWRDHMAALEDAPRLRFVEIMDEVYQHARDAGPPVMDREFFVGGG encoded by the coding sequence ATGGCGGACGCGGCTAGGTTACGCAGGGCTCGGCGTGCTCTGACATGGAGCGCAGTACTGATCGTTTTCATATCCGGTGTTGCGGCGACACCGTTCCTCCTGAACCTCCTCGCGCCCAAAGCCCTGGACTGGAACCGACTGAGCGACGTCAGCCAGTCGTACGGTGCGGTGTCCCTGGTGATCTCCGCTGCAGCCCTTCTCGGGGTCGTCACCTCCATCGCCTTCCAAGCGAAGCAGGCTCGACTGGACGGTGAGCAGACGTTTCGCGCAGCGCATCGAGAGCTGACGATGCTGACCTTGAGCGATCCGGCACTGCTGCGCTGCTGGGAGCCCCCGAGGATTCCGACGACTGAGGCGAGGTGGAAGCAACTCATGGTCACGAATCTCATCGTCAGCATGTGGGCCAGCGACCATCACCTCGGGCGCTTGAACGACAACGCCTTGCGCGTAGTGCTGCGCGCTCACTTCCGCGGCGAGGTGGCACGAGCGCATTGGGAGAACAGTGGTCCCATGTGGCGTGACCACATGGCTGCACTGGAAGACGCCCCTCGCCTCAGGTTCGTGGAGATCATGGATGAGGTGTATCAGCATGCCAGGGATGCAGGCCCTCCGGTCATGGACCGCGAGTTCTTCGTTGGTGGTGGCTGA
- a CDS encoding APC family permease, translating into MPGTVRAAPRAGLTPTDVTIMVVGIVLGIGIFKTPSLVAQYSSDETVFVLLWLLGGLITVIGSVCYAELGSARPDSGGEYAFLREAYGPRVALLFAWARCTVIQPGAIAGAAFVMGDYANVVWPLGTYGPGVYALASVTVFTLVNYVGTTPGKLTQKVVEVITVLSMLGIFIAAFVATVPAPREGTPHDVSLGSTGLAMMFILLTYGGWNEAAYLSGELEDARRTMARALVMGVVVVIGVSLAINFAYLHVLGLDGIRDSNAVGSAMMRVVAGDTGATITGVVVVLSTLTTLNGLIITGSRSYYALGRDVAALRSIGTWKEHGSTPANALVLQGAVSAALVVFGAATRVGFQSMVAYTSPVFWFFMLLVSLSVYIFRRRETGGESHYRVPLYPVTPALFALSCLWVLWSSLFYAGWGAIIGVAVLLAGTPLLFLDPARSS; encoded by the coding sequence ATGCCTGGAACGGTCAGAGCCGCTCCCCGAGCCGGCCTGACGCCCACCGACGTCACGATCATGGTGGTCGGTATCGTCCTCGGTATCGGCATCTTCAAGACGCCCTCGCTGGTCGCGCAATACTCGAGCGACGAGACCGTGTTCGTGTTGCTTTGGCTGCTCGGCGGACTGATCACGGTGATCGGCTCGGTTTGCTATGCCGAGCTGGGCAGCGCACGCCCCGACTCGGGTGGCGAATACGCGTTTCTGCGTGAAGCCTACGGGCCGAGAGTGGCACTCCTGTTCGCCTGGGCGCGGTGCACGGTGATCCAGCCCGGCGCCATCGCCGGAGCGGCCTTCGTGATGGGCGACTACGCGAATGTGGTGTGGCCGCTCGGGACGTACGGCCCGGGCGTCTACGCCCTGGCTTCGGTCACCGTTTTCACCCTCGTCAACTACGTGGGAACCACGCCGGGAAAGCTGACCCAGAAGGTTGTCGAGGTCATCACCGTGCTCTCCATGCTCGGCATCTTCATTGCCGCGTTCGTCGCGACGGTGCCGGCACCACGCGAGGGAACCCCTCACGACGTGTCCCTGGGCAGCACCGGCCTCGCCATGATGTTCATCCTCCTGACCTACGGCGGCTGGAACGAAGCCGCGTACCTCTCGGGTGAGCTCGAGGATGCCAGGCGCACCATGGCCCGGGCCTTGGTCATGGGCGTTGTGGTGGTCATCGGAGTGTCCCTCGCCATCAATTTCGCCTATCTGCACGTGCTGGGGCTGGACGGCATCCGTGACAGCAACGCCGTCGGCTCCGCCATGATGCGCGTCGTCGCCGGTGACACCGGTGCGACGATCACGGGTGTCGTCGTGGTGCTCTCGACTCTGACGACACTCAACGGTCTGATCATCACCGGTTCGCGCTCGTACTACGCGCTCGGCCGAGACGTGGCCGCACTCCGCTCGATCGGCACCTGGAAGGAGCACGGTTCGACTCCCGCCAACGCGCTCGTGCTGCAAGGCGCGGTGTCAGCCGCACTCGTCGTCTTCGGAGCAGCCACGCGCGTCGGCTTCCAGTCGATGGTCGCCTATACGTCGCCCGTGTTCTGGTTCTTCATGCTGCTGGTCTCCCTCTCGGTCTACATCTTCCGCCGCCGCGAAACCGGCGGCGAGTCCCACTACCGCGTGCCGCTCTATCCGGTGACGCCGGCGCTCTTCGCCCTCAGCTGCCTGTGGGTCCTCTGGTCCAGCCTGTTCTATGCCGGATGGGGAGCGATCATCGGCGTTGCGGTGCTCCTTGCCGGCACGCCGTTGCTGTTCCTCGATCCCGCTCGCTCATCTTGA
- a CDS encoding MFS transporter: MVFAVAMIFVDQTIVSIAAPSIIEELGLSSSGMQRVVNAYLLALAACFALGGRLADVFGHRRMVMVGTLVFVVSSVLCGSVPTGDFAESWLVIFRATQGLGAALVFPAALAVVVSVVPVDKRGRALALFFVLAGALTALGPLLGGWLTAWTWRAIFWINVPVAVVALVLTALARIPDARRRERLDVPGAVLVATGMGLSVLGIQQSSVWGWTSPATWACIIGGLVVLVVFCRYELRTDEPLIKLRIFRDRAFAADTLVLFFSMLAFVPVLYFASVYAQISLSSSPHQAALYVLYFFVGFGLSAQWGGRILDKHGARPTMMLGTALACAGFALWAAQLTDLSAHDQWPYACLAGAGMGLVLSPASTDAVNRAIDASYGEVTGVTQSVRNYAGALGMAVFGTVLTHVTTSRVAQTLSAKGLPETEVQGAARSIAEAVTGHPDDRSPTGGGPTSTLLRSAFEAVHMDFAEANQWVFYGMSVSLGVAYLCTLLHPGTRVTGEVAQTGAEETAQERSRR; encoded by the coding sequence ATGGTCTTCGCCGTGGCGATGATCTTCGTGGATCAGACGATCGTCAGCATCGCCGCCCCCAGCATCATCGAGGAACTCGGCCTCTCGTCCTCCGGAATGCAGCGGGTGGTCAACGCGTATCTGCTCGCGCTCGCCGCGTGCTTCGCGCTCGGCGGGCGGCTCGCCGACGTCTTCGGGCACCGCCGGATGGTGATGGTCGGCACGCTCGTGTTCGTCGTCTCATCCGTGCTCTGCGGCTCGGTTCCGACCGGGGACTTCGCCGAGAGCTGGCTCGTCATCTTCCGTGCCACCCAGGGGCTGGGCGCGGCACTGGTGTTCCCCGCCGCCCTGGCCGTCGTCGTCTCCGTCGTCCCCGTGGACAAACGGGGCCGGGCCCTGGCCCTGTTCTTCGTCCTCGCCGGTGCGCTCACCGCTCTCGGGCCGCTGCTCGGCGGTTGGCTGACCGCCTGGACCTGGCGGGCCATCTTCTGGATCAACGTACCCGTAGCCGTCGTGGCGCTCGTCCTGACCGCCCTCGCACGCATCCCCGACGCCCGGCGGCGTGAACGTCTCGACGTGCCGGGCGCCGTGCTCGTCGCCACCGGTATGGGGCTGAGCGTCCTCGGGATCCAGCAGTCATCCGTCTGGGGCTGGACCAGCCCGGCCACTTGGGCGTGCATCATCGGCGGGCTCGTCGTCCTCGTGGTCTTCTGCCGGTACGAACTGCGCACCGACGAACCGCTCATCAAGCTGCGCATCTTCCGGGACCGGGCGTTCGCTGCCGACACCCTGGTGCTCTTCTTCTCGATGCTGGCGTTCGTCCCCGTCTTGTACTTCGCCTCGGTGTACGCACAGATCTCGCTCAGCTCCTCGCCCCACCAGGCCGCGCTCTACGTGCTGTACTTCTTCGTCGGCTTCGGCCTTTCGGCCCAGTGGGGCGGCAGGATCCTCGACAAGCACGGGGCCCGGCCCACGATGATGCTCGGCACGGCGCTCGCCTGTGCGGGATTCGCCCTGTGGGCGGCGCAACTGACGGACCTGTCGGCCCACGACCAGTGGCCCTACGCCTGTCTCGCCGGAGCCGGCATGGGCCTCGTGCTCTCCCCGGCCTCCACCGACGCCGTGAACCGGGCGATCGACGCCTCGTACGGCGAGGTCACCGGTGTCACCCAGAGCGTGCGCAACTACGCGGGGGCCCTGGGCATGGCGGTGTTCGGCACGGTCCTCACCCATGTCACGACCAGCCGGGTCGCGCAGACGCTCAGCGCGAAGGGCCTGCCGGAGACGGAGGTCCAGGGTGCGGCCCGCAGCATCGCGGAAGCGGTCACCGGCCACCCGGACGACCGCAGTCCCACCGGCGGCGGGCCGACCTCCACGCTGCTGCGGAGCGCCTTCGAGGCCGTCCACATGGACTTCGCCGAGGCCAACCAGTGGGTGTTCTACGGCATGTCCGTCTCGCTGGGCGTGGCGTACCTGTGCACACTGCTGCATCCGGGGACGCGGGTGACGGGCGAGGTCGCGCAGACGGGGGCGGAGGAAACCGCGCAGGAGCGCAGTCGCCGCTGA
- a CDS encoding IS630 family transposase, which translates to MGRPKAELTLSDEERAALEGWVRRRSTPQAWALRCRIILACAEGVSNKDVAVRLGSTPHAVGRWRARFVQYRIAGLGDMPRSGGPRSVTDEQVAAVVTRTLESTPKNATHWSTRSMAKEMGLSQSSVSRIWRAFGLQPHRSETFKLSTDPYFVDKVHDVVGLYLDPPERALVFCVDEKSQIQALDRSQPVLPMMPGVPERSTHDYVRAGTTTLFAALNVATGKVIGSLHRRHRAEEFKKFLVKLDKEVPAGLDVHLICDNYATHKTPDIKKWLLGHPRFHLHFTPTGSSWLNLVERWFAELTNKQIRRGVHKSVQALEKDIRDWIAAWNTDPKPYVWTKTADEILERLASYLNRIPDSED; encoded by the coding sequence ATGGGGCGGCCGAAGGCCGAGTTGACGCTGTCGGACGAGGAACGGGCCGCACTGGAGGGGTGGGTGCGGCGTCGTTCCACGCCGCAGGCGTGGGCTTTGAGGTGCCGGATCATCCTGGCCTGCGCCGAGGGCGTCTCGAACAAGGATGTGGCCGTCCGTCTCGGATCGACGCCTCATGCGGTCGGCCGTTGGCGGGCCCGTTTCGTGCAGTACCGGATCGCGGGCCTGGGAGACATGCCGCGTTCCGGCGGCCCCAGGTCGGTGACGGATGAGCAGGTGGCCGCAGTGGTCACCAGGACGTTGGAGTCCACGCCGAAGAACGCAACGCACTGGTCGACGCGGTCGATGGCGAAGGAAATGGGCCTGTCCCAGTCCTCGGTCTCACGGATCTGGCGGGCGTTCGGCCTGCAGCCGCACCGGTCGGAGACGTTCAAGCTGTCGACCGATCCCTACTTCGTCGACAAGGTCCACGATGTCGTCGGCCTCTACCTGGACCCTCCCGAGCGGGCGCTGGTGTTCTGCGTGGATGAGAAATCGCAGATCCAGGCCCTGGACCGGTCCCAGCCAGTGCTGCCGATGATGCCAGGAGTCCCGGAGCGGTCAACGCACGACTACGTCCGCGCCGGCACGACCACCCTGTTCGCCGCACTCAACGTGGCCACCGGCAAGGTGATCGGCTCCCTGCACCGCCGGCATCGCGCCGAGGAGTTCAAGAAGTTCCTGGTCAAGCTCGACAAGGAAGTGCCTGCCGGTCTGGACGTCCACCTGATCTGCGACAACTACGCCACCCACAAGACGCCGGACATCAAGAAGTGGCTGCTCGGCCACCCCCGGTTCCACCTGCACTTCACGCCGACCGGGTCGTCCTGGCTGAACCTGGTGGAGCGATGGTTCGCCGAACTCACCAACAAGCAGATACGGCGAGGCGTCCACAAGTCCGTCCAGGCCCTCGAGAAGGACATCCGTGACTGGATCGCCGCTTGGAACACCGACCCCAAGCCCTACGTCTGGACCAAGACCGCAGACGAGATCCTCGAACGCCTCGCCAGCTATCTGAACAGAATTCCCGACTCAGAAGACTAG
- a CDS encoding IS701 family transposase: MGGELADARLWAGELKALHERFVHRFSRSEPRESALAYMRGLIAPLERKNGWTLAEEAGHGGPDRIHRLLNRIDWDADEVLADVRDYVMEHLGDPDAVLIVDDTGFLKKGVRSAGVQRQYSGTAGRTENAQIGVFLAYAGGRGRTLIDRRLYLPTSWTEDRERCRAAGIEDTVAFETKVVMAKAMVRRAITGRIPFRWVTADAAYGFSKGWRTELEQADVFHVMATTRHDTVVTRWAIDHPVHDLFPGLPRQKWKRRSCGMGAHGPRVYDWARVEVRPWHREDRRHWVIARRSVRRPEEISYYIAYCPAETTLDELIHVAGSRWAVEECFQTAKQECGLDDYQVRRYDGWHRHMTLAMAAHACLTVLRARELQTGKAETDPPSSYPSPCPNSDA, translated from the coding sequence ATGGGTGGGGAACTTGCAGATGCCCGGTTGTGGGCTGGTGAACTGAAGGCTTTGCATGAGCGGTTCGTGCACCGTTTCTCCAGGTCGGAGCCGCGGGAGTCGGCTCTTGCCTATATGCGGGGGCTGATCGCTCCGCTGGAACGGAAGAACGGATGGACGCTTGCCGAGGAGGCCGGGCATGGGGGTCCGGACCGGATCCATCGGTTGCTGAACCGGATCGACTGGGACGCCGATGAGGTCCTGGCCGACGTGCGGGACTACGTCATGGAGCATCTCGGAGACCCGGATGCGGTGCTGATCGTGGACGACACGGGGTTCCTGAAGAAGGGTGTCCGCTCGGCCGGGGTCCAGCGCCAGTACTCCGGCACCGCCGGGCGGACAGAGAACGCCCAGATCGGAGTGTTCCTCGCCTATGCCGGCGGCCGGGGCCGCACGTTGATCGACCGCCGTCTGTATCTGCCCACGTCATGGACGGAAGACCGGGAACGGTGCCGGGCTGCCGGCATTGAGGACACGGTCGCCTTCGAGACGAAGGTGGTGATGGCCAAGGCCATGGTCCGCCGGGCGATCACAGGCCGGATTCCGTTCCGGTGGGTGACCGCGGATGCCGCTTACGGCTTCTCCAAGGGCTGGCGCACGGAGCTCGAGCAAGCCGACGTCTTCCACGTCATGGCCACCACCCGGCACGACACCGTCGTCACCCGCTGGGCGATCGACCACCCCGTCCACGACCTGTTCCCCGGTCTGCCCCGGCAGAAATGGAAGCGTCGTTCCTGCGGGATGGGGGCCCATGGCCCGCGGGTCTACGACTGGGCGAGAGTCGAGGTGAGGCCCTGGCACCGCGAGGACCGCCGGCACTGGGTGATCGCCCGCCGAAGTGTCCGCCGGCCCGAGGAGATCTCCTACTACATCGCCTACTGCCCCGCCGAGACCACACTGGATGAGCTGATCCACGTCGCGGGAAGCCGGTGGGCGGTCGAGGAATGCTTCCAGACCGCGAAACAGGAGTGCGGCCTGGACGACTACCAGGTCCGCCGCTACGACGGCTGGCACCGCCACATGACCCTGGCCATGGCCGCACACGCCTGCCTCACCGTCCTGCGAGCCCGCGAACTCCAGACGGGCAAAGCAGAAACGGATCCTCCCAGCTCATACCCCTCACCCTGCCCGAACTCCGACGCCTGA
- a CDS encoding FABP family protein, translated as MFDPVQENPYPDTHILGEGPEPHPLLQPVLGLVGRWHGRGQGQYPTLERDFRYEQEVVFSHDGRPFLRYEARAWLVDESGAPVRPAGREAGWWRVTPDADLEVVLAHATGIVETYVGTVAGTEIEIGTKDVALTPLAKEVTGTRRRYSLDGDLLTVVHDMAAVGQPLQHHLTTRLRRRPS; from the coding sequence ATGTTCGATCCGGTGCAGGAGAATCCGTACCCCGACACCCACATCCTCGGCGAAGGCCCCGAGCCGCACCCGCTGCTGCAGCCGGTGCTGGGGCTGGTGGGCCGCTGGCACGGTCGGGGTCAGGGCCAGTACCCCACGCTGGAACGGGACTTCCGCTACGAGCAGGAGGTCGTCTTCAGCCACGACGGGCGCCCCTTCCTGCGCTACGAGGCACGCGCCTGGCTCGTCGACGAGTCCGGGGCTCCCGTGAGGCCTGCCGGACGGGAGGCCGGCTGGTGGCGGGTGACGCCGGACGCGGACCTGGAGGTCGTCCTCGCCCACGCCACCGGGATCGTCGAGACGTACGTCGGCACGGTGGCCGGTACGGAGATCGAGATCGGGACGAAGGACGTGGCGCTCACCCCGCTGGCCAAGGAGGTCACCGGGACGCGGCGCCGCTACAGCCTCGACGGCGACCTGCTGACGGTGGTGCACGACATGGCGGCCGTGGGCCAGCCGCTCCAGCACCACCTGACCACGCGGCTGCGCCGCCGCCCTTCCTGA
- a CDS encoding SDR family NAD(P)-dependent oxidoreductase, with translation MTRFTNSSVLVTGAGSGLGRAIALAFAAEGARVVAAGRTAASLDETVRLVRAAGGTAEAVTADVTDSAQLAALVRETVALFGTLDVAVNNAGILRGTVPAGDIAEEDWDAVLRTNVTGVFLAMKHEIAHMRENGGGAIVNISSNLGAHSRIPNAAAYITSKAAVSALTRAAALDHIRDGVRINAVSPGASAAPMSLRAGETEADRAERVKDENPLGRVAEAEEVAAAVLYLASSAAGSVVGHDLVVDSGSSA, from the coding sequence ATGACCCGCTTCACCAACTCGTCCGTCCTCGTCACGGGCGCCGGATCCGGCCTCGGCCGGGCCATCGCCCTCGCCTTCGCCGCCGAAGGCGCACGAGTCGTCGCCGCGGGCCGGACCGCGGCCTCACTCGACGAGACCGTACGCCTCGTCCGGGCGGCCGGCGGTACGGCCGAGGCGGTCACCGCCGACGTCACCGACTCCGCCCAACTGGCCGCGCTCGTCCGGGAGACCGTCGCACTCTTCGGAACGCTCGACGTCGCCGTCAACAACGCGGGGATACTCCGCGGCACGGTGCCCGCCGGCGACATCGCCGAGGAGGACTGGGACGCCGTACTGCGCACCAACGTCACCGGCGTCTTCCTGGCCATGAAGCACGAGATCGCCCACATGCGGGAGAACGGCGGCGGCGCCATCGTCAACATCTCCTCGAACCTGGGCGCCCACTCCCGCATCCCGAACGCCGCCGCGTACATCACCTCCAAGGCCGCGGTCTCCGCGCTGACCCGCGCAGCCGCCCTGGACCACATCCGCGACGGCGTGCGCATCAACGCGGTCAGCCCGGGAGCCTCCGCCGCGCCCATGTCCCTGCGGGCCGGCGAGACGGAGGCCGACCGCGCCGAGCGGGTCAAGGACGAGAACCCGCTCGGCCGCGTCGCGGAGGCGGAGGAAGTCGCGGCCGCGGTCCTCTACCTCGCCTCCTCCGCGGCGGGCTCCGTGGTCGGCCACGACCTGGTCGTCGACAGCGGCTCCTCCGCCTGA
- a CDS encoding IS110 family transposase has translation MDMLCGIDWAEGHHDVAIIDNTGKQLAKCRIDDDLDGYQLLLDLLAEHGDSAEAPIPVAIETSRGLLVATLRTGSRQVFAVNPMAASRYRDRHGVSRKKSDPGDALVLANIIRTDMHMHRPLPADSDLAQAIGVLARAHQDAIWNRQQLANQHRSLLREYYPAAIEAWRDKAGALTRPDARKVLGAAPTPTQAAELPAWKLRLMLTNAGRKRGITEDAERLHTLFRQPAARQPAAVEEAMGIQAKGLLTQLNAACKAVDELAKAVERTFRTHPDAPIMLSFPGVGPGVGARLLAEIGDDPTRFATAGGLKAYAGAAPITRASGKRKYVGRRFVKNNRLNHAGYLWAFATLSHSPGANAHYRRRREAGDWHAQALRHLFNRMLGQLHHCLQSRVHFDAAIAFPPPASAD, from the coding sequence ATGGACATGCTCTGCGGGATCGACTGGGCGGAGGGACACCACGACGTCGCGATCATCGACAACACCGGTAAGCAGCTGGCCAAGTGCCGCATCGACGACGACCTGGACGGCTACCAGCTGCTGCTGGACCTCCTGGCCGAGCACGGCGACAGCGCCGAGGCGCCGATCCCGGTCGCGATCGAGACCAGCCGGGGCCTGCTGGTCGCCACCCTGCGGACCGGCAGTCGGCAGGTGTTCGCGGTCAACCCCATGGCCGCCTCCCGCTACCGCGACCGGCACGGCGTGAGCCGCAAGAAGTCTGACCCCGGCGACGCCCTGGTCCTGGCGAACATCATCCGCACCGACATGCACATGCACCGGCCCCTGCCCGCGGACAGCGACCTGGCCCAGGCCATCGGCGTCCTCGCCCGCGCCCACCAGGACGCGATCTGGAACCGGCAGCAGCTCGCCAACCAGCACCGCTCGCTGCTGCGCGAGTACTACCCCGCCGCGATCGAAGCCTGGCGGGACAAGGCCGGCGCACTGACCCGCCCCGATGCCCGCAAGGTCCTCGGGGCGGCTCCCACCCCCACCCAGGCCGCCGAGCTGCCCGCGTGGAAGCTCCGGCTGATGCTGACCAACGCCGGCCGCAAGCGAGGCATCACCGAGGACGCCGAACGGCTCCACACGCTCTTCCGGCAGCCCGCCGCCCGTCAGCCTGCCGCGGTCGAGGAAGCCATGGGCATCCAGGCCAAGGGCCTGCTCACGCAGCTCAATGCCGCCTGCAAGGCCGTCGACGAGCTCGCGAAGGCGGTCGAGCGGACTTTCCGCACCCACCCCGACGCGCCGATCATGCTGAGCTTCCCCGGAGTCGGGCCCGGAGTCGGCGCCCGGCTCCTGGCCGAGATCGGTGACGACCCCACCCGGTTCGCCACCGCTGGCGGCCTGAAGGCATACGCGGGCGCGGCCCCCATCACGCGGGCCTCCGGCAAACGCAAGTACGTCGGCCGCCGGTTCGTGAAGAACAACCGGCTCAACCACGCCGGCTACTTGTGGGCCTTCGCCACCCTCAGCCACTCACCCGGCGCCAACGCCCACTACAGGCGCCGACGCGAGGCCGGAGACTGGCATGCCCAAGCCCTGCGGCACCTGTTCAACCGCATGCTCGGCCAGCTCCACCACTGCCTCCAAAGCAGGGTGCACTTCGACGCGGCCATCGCGTTTCCTCCTCCAGCCTCAGCTGATTGA
- a CDS encoding MFS transporter: MGRGTTSTGTSTRGATTTATPGITSTTSAATPAPPGAAGRRTAFALLGSIQITLIYTLAAPTVPLPRIARDFTLQRSDLILLSAAYGLAFAGLLLLGGRLADRYGGLRALTAGLALFAAASLAAPLAPGGQALLAARFAQGAGAALVAPAAMAVLRALFPSPAAHARAMATWGALSVLGATAGNLLSGAISALLSWRWALAVPPVVALTALFLAPRLLPGTAPSRGRSLDLPGAVLATAGISLVGYGLVVTDAHPWTSAAVLGPLSAGAALLAAFLLVERRSRDPLLPPRFLLDRRRAAALTAVALTACGTASAFVLLSLHFQQARDWSPLRTSAAFVPFAAALIACGAAVRPLTDRHGARAVTAWGLATGSAGLGLLSLTGLDPGTPYAIGLLPGLVLLAAGGAASFGGAAVLATEGAPARDAGLAGGVLNTAMEFGPTVLFALLLTLGDDAASLAATAAAFAAVALIHLGHRRHARA; the protein is encoded by the coding sequence ATGGGGAGGGGTACGACCTCCACCGGCACCAGCACACGCGGCGCCACCACGACCGCCACACCCGGCATCACGTCCACGACATCCGCCGCAACACCCGCTCCCCCGGGAGCCGCAGGCCGCCGCACCGCCTTCGCGCTGCTCGGCAGCATCCAGATCACGCTGATCTACACCCTCGCCGCCCCCACCGTCCCGCTCCCCCGCATCGCCCGCGACTTCACCCTCCAACGCTCCGACCTGATCCTGCTCAGCGCCGCCTACGGACTGGCCTTCGCCGGGCTGTTGCTCCTGGGCGGACGCCTCGCCGACCGGTACGGCGGGCTGCGCGCCCTCACCGCAGGCCTCGCGCTGTTCGCCGCGGCCTCCCTCGCGGCCCCCCTCGCCCCCGGCGGCCAGGCCCTGCTGGCGGCCCGCTTCGCGCAGGGCGCCGGCGCGGCCCTCGTCGCCCCCGCCGCCATGGCGGTCCTGCGCGCCCTGTTCCCCTCCCCCGCCGCCCACGCCCGGGCCATGGCCACCTGGGGCGCACTCTCGGTCCTCGGCGCGACCGCCGGCAACCTGCTCTCCGGTGCCATCTCCGCCCTGCTGTCCTGGCGTTGGGCCCTTGCCGTGCCCCCGGTGGTCGCCCTGACCGCCCTGTTCCTCGCACCGCGGCTGCTGCCCGGCACCGCGCCGAGCCGGGGCAGGAGCTTGGACCTGCCGGGAGCCGTGCTCGCCACCGCCGGGATCAGCCTGGTCGGTTACGGCCTCGTGGTCACCGACGCCCACCCCTGGACCTCGGCGGCGGTCCTCGGGCCGCTGTCCGCCGGAGCCGCCCTGCTCGCCGCGTTCCTTCTCGTCGAGCGCCGCTCCCGCGACCCGCTCCTGCCGCCCCGCTTCCTCCTCGACCGCCGCCGGGCGGCCGCCCTCACGGCCGTCGCGCTCACCGCCTGCGGGACCGCGAGCGCCTTCGTCCTGCTCTCCCTCCACTTCCAGCAGGCCCGCGACTGGTCACCGCTGCGCACCTCCGCCGCTTTCGTGCCCTTCGCCGCCGCCCTGATCGCCTGCGGCGCTGCGGTCAGGCCCCTGACGGACCGTCACGGTGCCCGCGCCGTCACGGCCTGGGGGCTGGCCACCGGCTCGGCCGGGCTCGGGCTGCTCTCCCTCACCGGCCTCGACCCGGGCACGCCGTACGCAATCGGTCTGCTGCCCGGCCTCGTCCTCCTCGCGGCGGGCGGCGCCGCCTCCTTCGGCGGAGCGGCCGTACTGGCCACCGAGGGGGCGCCCGCGCGGGACGCCGGCCTGGCGGGCGGCGTACTGAACACCGCCATGGAGTTCGGCCCGACCGTGCTGTTCGCCCTCCTGCTCACCCTCGGCGACGACGCCGCCTCGCTTGCCGCGACGGCCGCCGCGTTCGCCGCCGTAGCCCTCATCCACCTCGGACACCGTCGTCACGCCCGGGCGTGA